A part of Hippea maritima DSM 10411 genomic DNA contains:
- the flhB gene encoding flagellar biosynthesis protein FlhB, giving the protein MPDEDKTEQATPKRRQEAREEGRVAKSVELNTAFLMLAAVVFFYFTASNFGEKIKDVLIYFFTLASNFEITLDSFDILVKRISGFMFSILLPFFIVMATIAFLINVVQVGFYITPKAMEIKFDKINPVNGFKNMFSLRSFGELVKSLLKASVMGYILWIFIQKNINSWSSLSKTNQTAVFLVMIKSMFLVVVYILIFIIFMAILDYLFQKYTFEKSIMMTKQEVKDEYKQMEGDPKIKQKIRSMQMEMTRKRMMEEVKKADVVITNPTHYAVALKYDSATMAAPKVVAKGINLIAKKIKEIAKENDVPIVEKPELARSLYEKVKLDREIPEELYQAVAEILAYVFKLKNHPAS; this is encoded by the coding sequence ATGCCCGATGAGGATAAAACCGAACAGGCGACCCCGAAACGGAGACAAGAAGCAAGGGAAGAGGGTAGGGTAGCAAAATCGGTAGAACTCAACACAGCCTTTCTTATGCTTGCTGCTGTTGTATTTTTCTATTTTACAGCAAGCAATTTTGGAGAGAAAATAAAGGATGTATTAATTTACTTTTTTACACTTGCTTCAAATTTTGAAATAACATTAGATTCATTTGACATATTGGTCAAAAGGATTAGTGGATTTATGTTTTCTATTCTCCTGCCATTTTTCATTGTCATGGCTACGATAGCATTTCTGATTAACGTCGTACAGGTAGGTTTCTATATAACACCGAAAGCTATGGAAATAAAGTTTGACAAAATCAATCCTGTAAATGGTTTTAAAAATATGTTTTCTTTAAGATCGTTTGGTGAGCTTGTAAAATCACTACTCAAAGCCTCTGTTATGGGTTATATTTTATGGATATTTATACAAAAAAATATAAACAGCTGGTCGTCCCTTTCAAAAACAAATCAAACAGCAGTGTTTTTGGTTATGATAAAGAGTATGTTTTTGGTTGTGGTGTATATCTTGATTTTTATAATTTTCATGGCTATCTTAGATTACCTATTCCAAAAATATACATTCGAAAAAAGCATAATGATGACAAAGCAAGAAGTTAAAGATGAATACAAACAAATGGAAGGAGACCCGAAGATTAAACAGAAGATTAGAAGCATGCAAATGGAAATGACAAGAAAGAGAATGATGGAAGAGGTGAAAAAGGCTGATGTTGTAATTACCAATCCAACACACTACGCTGTGGCTCTAAAGTACGATTCAGCAACCATGGCAGCCCCCAAGGTTGTAGCTAAAGGAATTAATCTTATAGCTAAAAAAATAAAAGAAATAGCCAAGGAAAACGATGTTCCTATTGTAGAAAAACCGGAACTTGCACGATCCCTTTATGAAAAGGTTAAATTAGATAGGGAAATTCCAGAAGAATTGTATCAAGCTGTGGCCGAGATTCTGGCTTATGTCTTTAAGCTTAAAAACCACCCTGCAAGCTAA
- a CDS encoding flagellar biosynthetic protein FliR produces the protein MSDLLVYSGHFYTNFLAFLFILLRVSSIIVFAPIFSSASIPPQVKVAFSFVFAVILYPTVRSYIHIESINTLYIVSITLRELMFAVLLSLTIHFIWSGLELGAQLVGFNMGFSIANVISPEENIQISVLAEFESIFAILVFLIINGHYVFIQAMTYSFEVLKVGGFSLNQNIFHIFNKLTAVLFDVSFTVLAPVIIALFITQVVFGVIARTMPQMNIMIVAFPLSIAIGFITLGASFVFVAESLIHYYHQAFGYIYAIIRGG, from the coding sequence ATGAGCGATTTATTGGTTTATTCTGGGCATTTTTATACAAATTTTTTGGCTTTTCTATTTATTCTTTTAAGAGTCTCAAGTATTATAGTCTTTGCACCCATATTTTCATCTGCATCAATACCACCTCAGGTAAAGGTCGCTTTTAGCTTTGTTTTTGCTGTTATCTTATATCCTACCGTTAGAAGTTATATACACATAGAAAGCATAAACACGCTCTATATTGTATCCATAACCTTAAGAGAGCTTATGTTTGCTGTATTACTTTCCCTAACCATACATTTTATATGGAGCGGCCTTGAACTTGGTGCTCAACTTGTCGGCTTTAACATGGGCTTTTCTATAGCTAACGTCATAAGCCCTGAGGAAAATATTCAGATTTCAGTATTGGCTGAGTTTGAAAGCATTTTTGCTATACTTGTATTTTTGATAATAAATGGCCACTATGTCTTTATACAAGCTATGACATATAGCTTTGAAGTGTTAAAAGTTGGCGGATTTAGCTTAAATCAGAATATATTTCATATATTTAACAAATTAACGGCTGTCTTATTTGACGTATCCTTTACCGTTTTAGCGCCTGTTATAATAGCTTTATTTATTACCCAGGTAGTATTTGGAGTCATTGCAAGAACCATGCCTCAAATGAATATAATGATAGTTGCATTTCCGTTAAGTATCGCTATAGGATTCATTACACTCGGAGCATCATTCGTATTTGTAGCCGAATCATTAATACACTACTATCATCAAGCTTTTGGCTATATCTATGCAATAATAAGAGGTGGATAA
- the fliQ gene encoding flagellar biosynthesis protein FliQ — translation MDIATVIAIGKEAMKVTMLIAMPILIVSLIAGLLVSIFQAVTQIQEMTLTFIPKIIATAVTVIFLAPWMTKLLVNYVIHLYSSIPTFIK, via the coding sequence ATGGACATAGCAACAGTTATAGCTATAGGCAAAGAAGCTATGAAGGTAACTATGCTCATAGCTATGCCTATTTTAATAGTAAGTTTAATAGCAGGTCTTTTAGTTAGTATTTTTCAGGCTGTTACGCAGATTCAAGAGATGACGCTAACATTTATCCCAAAGATAATCGCAACAGCTGTTACTGTGATTTTTCTGGCTCCATGGATGACAAAGCTGCTGGTAAATTATGTAATACACCTATACTCATCCATTCCAACGTTTATTAAATGA
- the fliP gene encoding flagellar type III secretion system pore protein FliP (The bacterial flagellar biogenesis protein FliP forms a type III secretion system (T3SS)-type pore required for flagellar assembly.) codes for MMKKISFFTLLLFLFSMSAFSADVVAPSINITMPTANNPTTIAESIKLLILLTVLALAPSILIMMTSFTRIIIVLAILRQALGTQQMPPNQILIGIALFLTLFIMSPQINTIYKTAYLPLQKNEITLEGAYKNATKPLKTFMLKQTRQKDLALFLRIAKKPNPKNPQELSMDIVIPAFIISELKTAFEMGFIIYIPFLIIDMVVSSILMSMGMMMLPPIMISLPFKLLIFVLADGWNLVVMSLFKSFMR; via the coding sequence ATGATGAAGAAAATTAGTTTTTTTACCCTTTTGTTGTTTTTGTTTTCAATGTCAGCTTTTTCTGCCGATGTTGTAGCACCATCAATAAATATAACTATGCCCACAGCAAACAATCCCACAACCATAGCCGAATCCATAAAACTTCTCATACTTTTAACCGTATTAGCACTAGCTCCATCTATTTTAATCATGATGACATCGTTCACACGTATCATAATAGTCTTAGCCATTCTACGACAGGCTTTAGGAACTCAACAAATGCCGCCAAATCAAATATTAATAGGTATAGCTCTTTTTTTAACACTTTTTATTATGTCTCCTCAAATAAACACGATATATAAAACAGCATACCTACCACTTCAGAAAAATGAAATAACACTTGAGGGTGCCTATAAAAACGCCACAAAACCTCTTAAAACATTTATGCTTAAGCAAACACGTCAAAAGGATTTGGCCCTATTTTTAAGAATAGCAAAAAAACCCAACCCAAAAAATCCTCAAGAATTGTCTATGGACATTGTTATACCCGCCTTTATAATTAGCGAGCTAAAAACTGCTTTTGAGATGGGTTTTATTATATACATACCTTTTTTAATCATAGACATGGTAGTCTCAAGTATACTAATGAGCATGGGTATGATGATGCTGCCCCCAATAATGATATCTTTGCCATTCAAACTGCTTATATTTGTTTTGGCAGATGGTTGGAACCTTGTTGTAATGTCTTTATTTAAAAGCTTTATGAGGTGA